The Planctellipticum variicoloris DNA window GAGCGTCAGGTGCACGCCGACGTCCGCCTCGGGCAGCGTCTGCAGCATCTGCACCGCCTCCGGAAACCACGGCGACGGCACGATCACCTCGATCGCAGTCTGAATCCCTTCCTTGTGGCACTTGAGGATCGCCTCGTTGACCGAATGGGCCGCCCCCATGTCGTCGCCGCGGACAATCAACCGGGGCGGGGCCTGAGCCGCAAGCGTCGGGCAGAGAACGGCAAGCAGACCGAGAGCCAGCAGGCAGCGCATGGCAGCACTTTCGTCGATAGCGGAAGCAATTCAGGGTGAAACGGAATCGTCTCTGCTATCGCGCGCTGCGCTGCGGGTCAAGGATTGATTGAGGCGTGGCAATCGGCTTGGCGGGATCGCTGACGAGGGGTCCGCTGCTGTGCAAGGACGGCTCTTCGCCCCGGCAGGGGCGCAGGATTGTCGCCACGGGTGAAGCGACGCGGCGGCGAAGCCGACCGTCGCGCAACCCGTGGATCGTTGCATCGCGCAACGCCGGCAGCCCCGGACGGGGCGACGGAGGCCCTGCAACCGTCGTCCCTGAGAATCCTCACTTCCGCCGCCCCTTCAGGGCGGTTGCCCCAGACGCGTCGTGTTCCACGGGTTTCACTCCGCCCGCCTGTCGGCGGACTCCGTTTCACCCGTGGCGACAGCCCTTCGCCCCATCCGGGGCGAAAACACGTCGAACGCTTCCCAAGGCCTCAGGCCATCAGCGACCAAGTGACGGCGCCCGAATCGGCCGGGCGCGCCCGGCCCTACGCGGCGGCCGGCACAGCCGGCCCTACCACTGACAACGGACCAAGGACGACTGACAAGCAATCAGAATCCCAATCCCGGCCCATTCAACACCCCCGTCCCGACTGTCCCGTCCTTGATGTCGAACATCGGGGGGAAGAGCTTGGCCCAGGGCTTGTTGGCGGCGGGGCAGTATTGCCGGCCGTTTCCTTCGATGGCTGCAATGCCGGGGATGCGGGCCGCGAGCGACGCCGAGTGCAGGAAGCTCAGGCCCGAGCAGGTCAGGTCCTGCACGCAGAGGAACATGCCGAATTTCTGGGCCGCGGCCCCCATCAGCAGGGCTTCGGTGTGCCCCTTGCAGGCCTTCAAGGCCACGCCCGTGTAGCCCATTTCGCGGCAGAGGAGCAGCGAATCGTAGTCGACCAGCGACTCGTCGATGACGACCGGCTTGAGGGCCGCCGCCTCGTGCATCTTGTGCTCGGGGTGGTCCTTCAGATTGCGGTGCGTCGGCTGTTCGATGTACTGGATGCGATCGTAGGCGGCCGGGTTGCGGTCGCGGATCGTCTTCAGGAAATCGACGACGTACTGGGCTCCGGAGCACTTTTCGTTGAAGTCGAGCGAATAAAACCACTGGCTGCAGCCGCGGGCTTTCTGAGCCTCCGAGGCAATCGCGTCGACCGCCAGGACGCGGTTGACGTCCCAGTCGAAGTCGTCGCCGGCCAGCTTGATCTTCAGGTGGGTCAGGCCGTTGTAGGCGATCCACTCGGCGAGATGTTCGGGGAGTCCGTCGCCGACCGGCTTGCTCACGTCGCCGGGGCTCAGGGGATCGATCGCCCCGACCAGGTGATACAGGGGCATCCGGGCTTTGGGTTCGCGGAGGGTGTATTGATCGAGGTACTC harbors:
- a CDS encoding mandelate racemase/muconate lactonizing enzyme family protein, with the protein product MSKANDIRIKDAVCTFEPVPFRTPLKFGGRIMDRSILINVDVVVESRDGKRTATGAGSMPLGNIWAWPSAAVSAEDSEAAMKEFAEEVVSLASVCKELGHPIDVAYHLSAEYEHLGKTISQRMKLAEPMTALAELVAASPFDAALHDAYGRLHNISSYDTLTSKYMNYDLSEYLDEQFAGEYLDQYTLREPKARMPLYHLVGAIDPLSPGDVSKPVGDGLPEHLAEWIAYNGLTHLKIKLAGDDFDWDVNRVLAVDAIASEAQKARGCSQWFYSLDFNEKCSGAQYVVDFLKTIRDRNPAAYDRIQYIEQPTHRNLKDHPEHKMHEAAALKPVVIDESLVDYDSLLLCREMGYTGVALKACKGHTEALLMGAAAQKFGMFLCVQDLTCSGLSFLHSASLAARIPGIAAIEGNGRQYCPAANKPWAKLFPPMFDIKDGTVGTGVLNGPGLGF